A stretch of the Myxococcus xanthus genome encodes the following:
- a CDS encoding IPT/TIG domain-containing protein, whose amino-acid sequence MALPSLTSVTPSSGPTSGGDILRLSGTGFASRVAVRLGGLRAEVLSVREEAGTAHVDVRTPMHEVDNVDVELLNLSADGHPIPGEAALLPGAYRYLRPRVAREADLTRLVRTLLRELKRQVVANVSASVSVDYDDTVADGLNVIAIASLPSVVLSGPTLRESRRYSTNVLHEDVVQGPSGSELVRRRPAYTVDLAFTLTVASSRTAELFNLMAAVATFLNRNRWLTMSRDAEDASRGTVRWEMDADGEVRTQLGSRDDVRAFTWGLLVRGFDVDEGLPLDIGKAVAGTHLETDSHSGGTS is encoded by the coding sequence ATGGCCCTCCCCTCCCTCACCTCCGTGACGCCCTCCTCGGGCCCCACCAGCGGCGGAGACATCCTCCGCCTCTCTGGCACTGGCTTCGCCTCGCGGGTCGCCGTGCGCCTGGGCGGACTGCGCGCGGAGGTGCTCTCCGTCCGTGAAGAGGCGGGCACTGCCCATGTGGACGTGCGGACGCCCATGCATGAGGTGGACAACGTCGACGTGGAGCTGCTCAACCTCTCCGCGGACGGACACCCCATTCCAGGCGAGGCCGCTCTCCTTCCGGGCGCGTACCGCTACCTGCGCCCGCGCGTCGCTCGTGAGGCGGACCTCACCCGCCTCGTGCGCACCTTGCTGCGCGAGCTGAAGCGCCAGGTGGTGGCCAACGTCAGCGCCAGCGTCTCCGTCGACTACGACGATACGGTGGCAGACGGCCTCAACGTCATCGCCATAGCCTCGCTGCCCTCCGTGGTGCTGTCAGGCCCCACGCTGCGCGAGAGTCGTCGCTACTCCACCAACGTCTTGCACGAGGACGTCGTGCAGGGCCCCTCCGGCTCGGAGCTGGTGCGCAGGCGCCCCGCGTACACGGTGGACTTGGCCTTCACCCTCACGGTGGCTTCCAGCCGCACCGCCGAGCTCTTCAACCTCATGGCCGCCGTGGCCACCTTCCTCAACCGCAACCGCTGGCTGACCATGTCGAGGGACGCCGAGGACGCCTCGCGCGGCACCGTGCGCTGGGAGATGGACGCGGACGGCGAGGTGCGCACGCAGCTCGGCAGCCGCGACGACGTGCGCGCCTTCACGTGGGGCCTGCTGGTGCGCGGCTTCGACGTGGACGAGGGCCTGCCCCTCGACATCGGCAAGGCCGTCGCCGGCACGCACCTCGAAACGGACTCTCACTCCGGAGGCACCTCATGA